GGCCCGCAACCTTGGCATCCGCTTCGACGTCATCCCCATCACGGATCTGATGGACGGCTTTGACCGCGCGCTCGGGCCGCTATTCACCGGCACCGCGCCGGGGTTGGCCGAGGAAAATATCCAGGCGCGCATCCGGGGGAACCTCATCATGGCGCTTAGCAACAAGTTCGGCTCCCTGGTGCTGGCCACCGGGAACAAAAGCGAGATAGGCGTCGGATATTGCACTCTCTACGGCGACATGGCGGGGGGGTTCGCCGTCATCAAAGACCTGCCCAAAACCCGGGTATACGATCTCTGCCGCTGGATCAACGGCCGTCCGGAGCTTCCCCGGATACCGGACAACACCATCACCAAGCCGCCGTCGGCCGAATTGCGCCCCAACCAGTTGGATAGCGACTCCCTGCCGGAATATGGCGTCCTGGACGAGGTGCTCCGGTTATATGTGGAAGAAGAAAAAAGTGTTGTGGAGATAATAGCGCTTGGTTATGATGGGCGCGACGTGAAGAGGACGGTCTCGTTAGTTGATAAAAGCGAGTATAAACGGCGCCAGACGGCGCCGGGCGTGAAGCTGACGCCGAAAGCGTTCGGGAAGGATCGAAGGGTTCCAATCACAAACCGGTTTTTTATAGATTGGGTGGAGGCAAAAGAAGATAGTGAGTAACCTTGTACCGCGGAAAATATTTTTCACCAGGGGAGTCGGCGTCCATAAGGAGGAGCTCCGTTCGTATGAGTTGGCGTTGCGCGACGCGGGCGTTGAACGTTGCAATCTCGTGACGGTGTCTTCCATCCTTCCCCCGCGCTGCAAGATCATCAGCCGCAAAGAAGGGGAAAAACTTCTCGAGTCCGGCGCCATCACGTTCGTGGTGCAGGCCCGCATCGCCAGCAACGAGCCGCACCGGCTGGTCGCCACCAGCATCGGCTGCGCCATCCCCACCGATAAAAACGCCTACGGTTATTTGAGCGAGCACCACTCCTACGGCGAAACCGAAAAAAGCGCCGGCGACTATGCCGAAGACCTCGCCGCGGCGATGCTGGCCTCCACGCTGGGCATCGAGTTCGACGAAAGCCAGAGCTGGGACGAGCGCCGCCAGGTGTTCAAGATCAGCAACAAGATCGTCAACACCCGCAATATCACCCAAACCGCAATAGTGAAAGGCCGCGTGTGGCACACCGTGGTCGCGCTAGCCGTCTTTATTCTGTAACCAAGGCCGGGGAGCATGCATAGTCCCCGGCTGATTTTTCTTCTAAGCGCGCCCGTGTGCGCGCTTTTTCTTTTTGTGTCCGCCGCCGCGGCCGAAGAAGCGCCACCCGCATCGAAGCAGGCGCATCAGGAGGCCGCCGGACGGGACGGCCAAAAAACGCTTCAGATCACCGCCGACAGCATCAACTATTCCGAAAAGGGACAGACGTTGGCCGCCAAGGGGGACATCCGGATCACGTATGGCGATTTCACCGTCACCGGCCAGGAATGCACGATTCAACGCGAAATCCAGAGGGGGTTCATTCAGGGGGATGTGCGGCTGCAGGTGCAAAACGCCGACATCACCGCCCACAACATGGAGTTTTCCCTTGATAGCGGACTCGGCACCCTGTGGGACGCCAAAGGGGTTTTTGGCGGCAACCTTACTTTTACCGCCGGCAAAATCGAGCGCCAATCCGCCGACCGCTTTATCATAGATGAAGGATCGCTCACCAGTTGCCCGGCCGATAACCGGGAATGGGTTTTCAAGGCGCGGCGGCTCGACGTCCGGATGGAGGGGATCGCCGTCTTTGAAGGGGCTTCGCTCCAGTTTTACGGCGTGCCGGTTTTTTATTCCCCCTACTGGTTTGCGCCGGCGGTTACCAAGCGCTCCACCGGTTTTCTGCTTCCCGGCATCGGCTATTCCTCCACGGGGGGAGCCACGGTGAAAAACAGCTTTTTTTGGGCCATCTCGGATCAGGACGACGCCACCCTCTACCTTGATTGGATGGACTGGCGCGGCATCCGCGAAGGGCTGGAATACCGCTACGCCTTCGCCGAGCGCACCTACGGCCAATTGAACCTCGACTACCTTCACGACCGGCAACTGCAAGAGCCGCTCTACAGCGCAAAGTACGACCACCGGATGAAAATCAACGACTACGCCGACAGCATGGCCCGCGCGGATATTGAAAGCCGCACCAGTTACAGCAAGGAATTTGACAACAGCATCATGATGCGCACCCGGCGCTACACCGATTCGTTCGTCAACGCCCATTTTACCGGAGGGCCGTACGCCCTGTCGCTCACGGGACGCGACCAGCGCGAGCTGGAGGTTACCGGCGGCGAGGTATTTGGCAAGCGGCCCGAGCTTTTGTTCGCGGCGATGCCCCGGCAAATCGCCGGATTGCCGCTGGTGGCGGAGGGGAGCGCATCGGCCGTTTCATTCGCCGCGAACCGGCATGGCGACGGCGAAATAAGCCGCCTTGACGCCCGTCCCCGCTTATCGGCGCCATTCACCCTATCGCCTTTTTTTAACGTTACGCCGTGGGCGGAGGGGCGTTCCACCTGGTACAGCCGTTCCGAAACGGAAAACCGGGCGTTCGCGGTGAACTACTACGCGGCCGGCGCGGGGGTGGAGGGGCCGCGCATCCACCGGATATTCAACGGGGATGAAAATGCCTGGAAGCATGTCGTCACCCCCCGGCTCGATTTTACATACGTTCCCGGATACGAAACCGGCGGCGATGGCCGCCAACAGGCTGTGCCGCTGGACATATTGGACAAGCACGGCCCCAAAACCCTCGCCGCCGTTTCGCTGCTGAACCGCATCTATTCCCGCTCACGGGCGGACGAAATCGCGCGGCTCAACATCAGCCAAGGGTACGACTTCCGCGAAGCGCAACGGATCGACATCGCTGAAACGCGCCCCTGGGCCGACCTCACGGTGGAATTCAAGAGCCGCCCCGCCGAATGGCTGCTGCTCAACGCCGACCTGGCATATAACCACTACGAGCATGAGCCATCGGCCATGAACCAGGAGGCGGGGCTTACCTGGGGCGATTTCCATATCTCATATGACCGGCGTTTCGTGAACACCCCGCGTTCAACCTTCTCCTCCGGGCTGTTGGGCTACCGGTTCAACAAGGCGTTCTCCACCGAACTCTCGGCCATCTACGATGAAGACCGCGGCGAGGCCACCGGCTCGCTCGCCACCGTGAACTGGGAATCGTGCTG
The genomic region above belongs to Nitrospinota bacterium and contains:
- a CDS encoding arginine decarboxylase, pyruvoyl-dependent, translated to MVSNLVPRKIFFTRGVGVHKEELRSYELALRDAGVERCNLVTVSSILPPRCKIISRKEGEKLLESGAITFVVQARIASNEPHRLVATSIGCAIPTDKNAYGYLSEHHSYGETEKSAGDYAEDLAAAMLASTLGIEFDESQSWDERRQVFKISNKIVNTRNITQTAIVKGRVWHTVVALAVFIL
- a CDS encoding LPS-assembly protein LptD, whose amino-acid sequence is MHSPRLIFLLSAPVCALFLFVSAAAAEEAPPASKQAHQEAAGRDGQKTLQITADSINYSEKGQTLAAKGDIRITYGDFTVTGQECTIQREIQRGFIQGDVRLQVQNADITAHNMEFSLDSGLGTLWDAKGVFGGNLTFTAGKIERQSADRFIIDEGSLTSCPADNREWVFKARRLDVRMEGIAVFEGASLQFYGVPVFYSPYWFAPAVTKRSTGFLLPGIGYSSTGGATVKNSFFWAISDQDDATLYLDWMDWRGIREGLEYRYAFAERTYGQLNLDYLHDRQLQEPLYSAKYDHRMKINDYADSMARADIESRTSYSKEFDNSIMMRTRRYTDSFVNAHFTGGPYALSLTGRDQRELEVTGGEVFGKRPELLFAAMPRQIAGLPLVAEGSASAVSFAANRHGDGEISRLDARPRLSAPFTLSPFFNVTPWAEGRSTWYSRSETENRAFAVNYYAAGAGVEGPRIHRIFNGDENAWKHVVTPRLDFTYVPGYETGGDGRQQAVPLDILDKHGPKTLAAVSLLNRIYSRSRADEIARLNISQGYDFREAQRIDIAETRPWADLTVEFKSRPAEWLLLNADLAYNHYEHEPSAMNQEAGLTWGDFHISYDRRFVNTPRSTFSSGLLGYRFNKAFSTELSAIYDEDRGEATGSLATVNWESCCWGVSFNAGSRRRTEQLADGGVRSETETRFFLSINLKGIGDIGEKSAPLIPPKVPVRETSAQ